Proteins from a genomic interval of Kaistia defluvii:
- a CDS encoding acyl-CoA dehydrogenase family protein — translation MVSPDYETHEVNNQVAFRVGANLYASDPVLAALVEGLPRPVVEGLATHGQQWGSAEMADLARLANAVPPVLKTHDAAGRRADTVEFHPAYHALMRRSVAAGLQASIWDASGDEASVRAVARAARIYMTAQVEAGHVGAMSVTSASVAALAHAPKLAETWLPMIRSRRYDSRVIPSAQKAGALFAFATTEKQGGSDLRSNSTRAEASGDGSYRLVGHKWYVSAPMSDALLVLAQTLEGLSFFLVPRFLPDGKRNPIRLARLKDKLGTRSNAVAEVEFPGTTGFLVGEAGRGVSTINETVTLTRVDSAVTSAGISRAALAEAVHYARHRKAFGAPLLDQPLMTRVLADMALDVTASAALAFRLAEAVDRSHDDPLEAAFARLMTPVVKYWITKVTPSVVAEAIECTGGNGFVEESHLARLYRDALAPALADGPGNVLCLDVLRILRRSSDSLEAVLRVIEDGLGQAARSTLNVLRAATAVALADEGSARILVEQLAMTVAAAAMRRRFPAVIADAFLESRLGKPWRSTYGMLDARFDARAFVDYICPKG, via the coding sequence ATGGTTTCGCCGGATTATGAGACGCACGAAGTCAACAACCAGGTCGCGTTTCGCGTCGGCGCGAACCTTTATGCGTCCGACCCGGTGCTGGCCGCCCTAGTCGAGGGCCTGCCGCGACCGGTGGTCGAGGGGCTTGCAACCCATGGTCAGCAATGGGGATCGGCCGAGATGGCCGATCTCGCGCGGTTGGCCAACGCCGTGCCGCCGGTCCTCAAGACGCATGACGCAGCCGGGCGCCGCGCCGATACGGTCGAGTTCCACCCTGCCTACCATGCCCTGATGCGGCGCAGCGTGGCCGCAGGGCTGCAGGCGTCGATCTGGGACGCCAGCGGCGACGAGGCCAGCGTTCGCGCCGTTGCCCGCGCCGCCCGTATCTACATGACCGCGCAGGTCGAGGCCGGCCATGTCGGCGCGATGTCGGTGACCAGCGCCAGCGTCGCGGCGCTCGCGCACGCGCCGAAGCTCGCCGAAACCTGGCTGCCGATGATCCGTTCGAGGCGCTACGATTCGCGCGTCATCCCCTCGGCGCAGAAGGCGGGCGCGCTGTTCGCCTTCGCCACGACCGAGAAGCAGGGCGGCTCGGACCTTCGCTCCAATTCGACACGGGCCGAGGCCTCGGGCGATGGCAGCTACCGGCTGGTCGGCCACAAATGGTACGTCTCGGCGCCGATGAGCGACGCGCTGCTGGTGTTGGCGCAGACGCTGGAAGGGCTCTCCTTCTTCCTGGTGCCGCGCTTCTTGCCCGACGGCAAGCGCAACCCGATCCGCCTGGCGCGCCTCAAGGACAAGCTCGGCACCCGCTCCAACGCGGTCGCAGAGGTCGAATTCCCCGGTACGACCGGCTTCTTGGTCGGCGAGGCCGGGCGCGGCGTCTCGACCATCAACGAGACGGTGACGCTGACCCGCGTCGACAGCGCCGTCACCTCGGCCGGAATTTCGCGCGCAGCCTTGGCGGAAGCGGTGCATTATGCGCGCCACCGCAAGGCCTTCGGCGCGCCGCTGCTCGACCAGCCGCTGATGACCCGCGTGCTGGCCGACATGGCGCTCGACGTCACGGCGTCGGCGGCGCTCGCCTTCCGCCTGGCGGAAGCCGTCGACCGCTCGCATGACGATCCGCTGGAGGCCGCCTTCGCGCGGCTGATGACGCCGGTGGTGAAATACTGGATCACCAAGGTGACCCCGTCCGTGGTCGCCGAGGCGATCGAGTGCACCGGCGGCAACGGTTTCGTCGAGGAAAGCCATCTGGCGCGGCTCTATCGCGACGCCTTGGCGCCGGCGCTGGCCGACGGCCCCGGCAACGTGCTCTGCCTCGACGTGCTGCGGATCCTGCGCCGCTCCTCGGATTCGCTCGAAGCAGTGCTGCGGGTGATCGAGGACGGGCTCGGCCAGGCCGCCCGCTCGACGCTCAACGTGCTGCGCGCCGCCACCGCCGTGGCGCTGGCCGACGAAGGCTCGGCCCGAATCCTGGTCGAACAGCTGGCCATGACGGTTGCCGCCGCCGCGATGCGCCGCCGCTTCCCGGCGGTGATCGCCGACGCGTTCCTGGAATCGCGCCTCGGCAAGCCATGGCGTTCGACCTATGGCATGCTCGACGCGCGCTTCGATGCGCGCGCCTTTGTCGACTATATCTGCCCGAAAGGCTGA
- the dprA gene encoding DNA-processing protein DprA, translated as MARGENGSPRDAGRPADVRLTDDERTAWLQLIRSENVGPVTFRELIRHFGSAIAALEGLPELAARSGRRVRIASRAEAEREIDQLSRLGGQFVGIREAGYPAWLKAIDAAPPLLSVRGSLAVLEKPMIAIVGARSASVVGCRLAQRLARDLGDGGFVIASGLARGIDAAAHEAALQGGTVAVFAGGLDRLYPPENAALADRILASGGAHVSEMPVGWEPRSRDFPRRNRLVAGMASGTVIVEAAQRSGSLITARLAGEQGRAVFAVPGSPLDPRAAGTNQLIKQGAHLVTEAADVLEIVAPMLGRAFAPQSDWPIGRGDGLAEHRFEGASFLDADEALEADAMPDDEASAREGTTRHAASRPGMANEGPRAVVPDAAQHDRDRDRLVEALGPAPTEIDALIRFTGLSAAMVQMLLLELDLAGRIEHHAGQRISLLH; from the coding sequence GAACGCACCGCCTGGCTGCAACTGATCCGAAGCGAGAATGTCGGGCCCGTCACTTTTCGCGAGCTGATCCGCCATTTTGGTTCGGCCATTGCCGCCCTTGAAGGGCTCCCGGAACTCGCCGCCCGCAGCGGCCGGCGCGTCCGCATTGCCAGCCGCGCTGAAGCCGAGCGCGAGATCGACCAGCTTTCCCGCCTCGGCGGCCAGTTCGTGGGGATTCGCGAGGCGGGGTATCCCGCCTGGCTGAAGGCGATCGATGCCGCGCCCCCGCTGCTCTCGGTTCGCGGCAGCCTCGCCGTGCTGGAGAAGCCGATGATCGCCATCGTCGGCGCGCGCAGCGCCTCGGTGGTGGGCTGCCGCCTGGCGCAGCGGCTGGCGCGCGATCTCGGCGATGGCGGCTTCGTCATCGCTTCGGGCCTGGCGCGTGGCATCGACGCGGCGGCGCATGAGGCGGCGCTGCAGGGCGGCACTGTCGCGGTCTTCGCGGGCGGTCTCGACCGGCTCTATCCGCCGGAAAACGCCGCGCTCGCTGATCGCATCCTGGCCAGCGGCGGCGCGCATGTCTCGGAAATGCCGGTTGGCTGGGAGCCGCGCTCACGCGATTTTCCCCGTCGCAACCGGCTCGTCGCCGGCATGGCGTCGGGGACCGTCATCGTCGAGGCGGCGCAGCGCTCGGGATCGCTGATCACGGCGCGGCTCGCCGGCGAGCAGGGCAGGGCGGTGTTCGCCGTTCCTGGCTCGCCGCTCGACCCACGCGCCGCCGGCACCAACCAGCTGATCAAGCAGGGCGCGCATCTCGTCACCGAAGCCGCCGACGTGCTGGAGATCGTGGCGCCGATGCTGGGCCGCGCCTTCGCGCCGCAATCGGATTGGCCGATCGGCCGCGGCGACGGCCTGGCCGAGCACCGCTTCGAAGGAGCGTCATTCCTCGATGCGGACGAGGCTCTCGAAGCCGACGCCATGCCGGACGACGAGGCGTCGGCGCGGGAGGGCACAACCCGCCACGCCGCGTCCCGGCCGGGCATGGCGAACGAGGGGCCCCGCGCGGTTGTGCCGGATGCCGCGCAGCACGACCGGGATCGCGACCGGCTGGTCGAGGCTCTGGGGCCGGCGCCGACCGAGATCGACGCCCTGATTCGGTTCACCGGCCTGTCGGCGGCGATGGTGCAGATGCTGCTATTGGAACTGGACCTTGCCGGCCGGATCGAGCACCACGCCGGCCAGCGCATCTCGCTGCTGCACTAG
- the ruvX gene encoding Holliday junction resolvase RuvX, which yields MTGTILDFAELQQALPPAAALIGLDLGTKTIGVAISDLGRRIASPLVLINRVKFTQDVEALTKVIRERQVAGIIIGLPLNMDGSEGPRAQATRAFVRNLLPKIDISVSFWDERLSTVAVTRTLLEADTSRKRRGELVDKMAAAFILQGALDRMQKITRDIQDARDLEDDQPFGQI from the coding sequence ATGACCGGCACCATCCTGGATTTCGCGGAACTGCAGCAGGCGCTGCCGCCGGCCGCCGCCCTGATCGGCCTCGATCTCGGCACCAAGACGATCGGCGTCGCGATCTCGGATCTCGGCCGGCGCATCGCCTCGCCGCTGGTCCTGATCAACCGCGTGAAGTTCACCCAGGACGTCGAGGCGCTGACCAAGGTGATCCGCGAGCGCCAGGTCGCGGGCATCATCATCGGCCTTCCGCTCAACATGGACGGCTCGGAAGGCCCGCGCGCCCAGGCGACGCGCGCCTTCGTGCGCAATCTGCTGCCGAAGATCGACATCTCGGTGTCGTTCTGGGACGAGCGATTGTCGACCGTGGCGGTGACACGCACGCTGCTCGAGGCCGATACCAGCCGCAAGCGGCGCGGCGAGCTGGTCGACAAGATGGCGGCCGCCTTCATCCTGCAGGGCGCGCTCGACCGCATGCAGAAGATCACGCGCGACATCCAGGACGCGCGCGATCTCGAGGACGATCAGCCTTTCGGGCAGATATAG
- the rnr gene encoding ribonuclease R, with the protein MAKKPDTPPKAAKVRTPGARSATRSAAFAKASGKPVAPVAPPANGMPSREAILAFIAEHPGKATKREISKHFGISGGARIALKRTLKELSEDGLVEKNRKKLSRPGDIPPVTVLLITERDEHGEFVAQPALWDTDHGTAPRILIRLNRGKPLVPAPGIGDRVLSHVDAADLEETGFAHTGRIIKVLEKRAASILGVIRITPGGARVLPVDRKQKEAEVEADDLNGAKNGDLVSVEAKRMSRFGLPRVRVVEIIGDMSSEKAVSMIAIHAHDIPYIFPPQVLEDAEKAKQAKIAGGREDWRQVPLVTIDPADAKDHDDAVYAEPDTDPENPGGFLVTVAIADVAWYVRPNSALDREALKRGNSVYFPDRVVPMLPERISNDLCSLREGEDRPALAVRMQFTAEGKKKFHWFHRIMMRSAAKLSYQQAQAAIDGRPDDKTGPLLGPILKPLWAAYAVMKRGRDNREPLDLDLPERKVIVGADGSIDKIVIPERLDAHKLIEEFMIQANVAAAETLERKGSPLVYRVHDQPSLAKLESLREFLATIEMNLPKSGNLRPSNFNTILGRVKDSEHAALVNEVVLRSQSQAIYSPDNIGHFGLNLRRYAHFTSPIRRYADLIVHRALVRALEMGEGGLPDGMDKDLPAIAEEISTAERRAMAAERETIDRLVAHWLADRIGAQFHGRIAGVTRAGLFVKLDETGADGFVPIGSIGSDFYQFDEARQAVIGSRNGEMFRLGDSVDVKLVEVAPVAGALRFELMSDGKLLPKGERKVVEREFRGRGGRPAGAAFKGRPGGKRR; encoded by the coding sequence TTGGCCAAGAAGCCAGACACTCCCCCCAAAGCCGCCAAGGTCCGGACGCCCGGCGCGAGATCCGCGACGCGTTCCGCAGCCTTCGCCAAGGCCTCCGGCAAGCCGGTCGCCCCCGTCGCCCCGCCTGCCAACGGCATGCCCTCGCGCGAGGCGATCCTTGCCTTCATCGCAGAGCATCCCGGCAAGGCGACCAAGCGCGAAATCTCGAAGCATTTCGGCATTTCCGGCGGCGCCCGCATCGCGCTGAAGCGCACGCTCAAGGAATTGAGCGAGGACGGCCTCGTCGAGAAGAACCGCAAGAAGCTGTCGCGTCCGGGCGATATCCCGCCCGTCACCGTGCTGCTGATCACCGAGCGCGACGAGCATGGCGAATTCGTCGCCCAGCCCGCGCTCTGGGACACCGACCATGGCACCGCGCCGCGCATCCTGATCCGTCTCAATCGCGGCAAGCCGCTGGTCCCGGCGCCCGGCATCGGCGACCGCGTGCTGTCGCATGTCGACGCCGCCGACCTGGAAGAGACCGGCTTCGCCCATACCGGCCGCATCATCAAGGTGCTGGAGAAGCGGGCCGCCTCGATCCTCGGCGTCATCCGCATCACGCCCGGCGGCGCCCGCGTGCTGCCGGTCGATCGCAAGCAGAAGGAAGCCGAAGTCGAGGCCGACGACCTGAACGGCGCCAAGAATGGCGATCTCGTTTCGGTCGAGGCCAAGCGCATGTCGCGCTTCGGCCTGCCGCGCGTGCGCGTGGTCGAGATCATCGGCGACATGTCGAGCGAGAAGGCGGTCTCGATGATCGCCATCCATGCGCACGACATTCCCTACATCTTCCCGCCGCAGGTGCTGGAAGACGCCGAGAAGGCCAAGCAGGCGAAGATCGCCGGCGGCCGAGAGGACTGGCGGCAGGTGCCGCTCGTCACCATCGATCCGGCCGACGCCAAGGACCATGACGACGCCGTCTATGCCGAGCCGGACACCGACCCGGAAAATCCGGGCGGCTTCCTGGTCACCGTCGCGATCGCCGACGTCGCCTGGTATGTGCGCCCGAATTCGGCGCTCGACCGCGAGGCGCTGAAGCGCGGCAATTCGGTCTATTTCCCCGACCGCGTCGTGCCGATGCTGCCCGAGCGCATCTCGAACGATCTCTGCTCGCTGCGCGAGGGCGAGGATCGCCCGGCGCTGGCCGTGCGGATGCAGTTCACCGCCGAAGGCAAGAAGAAGTTCCATTGGTTCCACCGCATCATGATGCGGTCGGCGGCCAAGCTCTCCTACCAGCAGGCGCAGGCCGCGATCGACGGCCGGCCGGACGACAAGACCGGGCCGCTGCTCGGGCCGATCCTGAAGCCGCTCTGGGCGGCCTATGCCGTGATGAAGCGCGGCCGGGACAATCGCGAGCCGCTCGATCTTGACCTGCCCGAGCGCAAGGTCATCGTCGGCGCCGATGGCTCGATCGACAAGATCGTCATTCCCGAACGGCTCGACGCGCACAAGCTGATCGAGGAGTTCATGATCCAGGCGAATGTCGCGGCGGCGGAAACGCTGGAGCGCAAGGGTTCGCCGCTGGTTTATCGCGTGCATGACCAGCCCTCGCTGGCGAAGCTCGAATCGCTGCGGGAATTCCTCGCCACGATCGAGATGAACCTGCCGAAGAGCGGCAATCTGCGCCCGAGCAACTTCAACACCATCCTCGGACGGGTGAAGGACAGCGAGCACGCGGCACTTGTCAACGAGGTGGTGCTGCGCTCGCAGAGCCAGGCGATCTACAGCCCCGACAATATCGGCCATTTCGGCCTCAACCTGCGTCGCTACGCGCATTTCACCTCGCCGATCCGCCGCTATGCCGATCTGATCGTGCATCGCGCGCTGGTGCGGGCGCTGGAAATGGGCGAGGGCGGGTTGCCGGACGGCATGGACAAGGACCTCCCGGCGATCGCCGAGGAGATCTCGACGGCCGAGCGTCGGGCCATGGCGGCCGAGCGCGAGACCATCGACCGTCTCGTGGCGCATTGGCTGGCGGATCGGATCGGGGCCCAATTCCATGGCCGCATCGCGGGCGTCACCCGCGCCGGCCTGTTCGTCAAGCTGGACGAGACCGGCGCCGATGGCTTCGTGCCGATCGGCTCGATCGGCTCGGACTTCTACCAGTTCGACGAGGCGCGCCAGGCCGTGATCGGCTCGCGCAATGGCGAGATGTTCCGCCTGGGCGACAGCGTCGACGTCAAGCTGGTCGAAGTGGCGCCAGTCGCCGGCGCGCTTCGCTTCGAGCTGATGTCCGATGGCAAGCTGCTTCCCAAGGGAGAACGCAAGGTTGTGGAGCGCGAGTTCCGCGGTCGCGGCGGGCGTCCTGCCGGAGCGGCGTTCAAGGGACGGCCGGGGGGCAAGCGGCGCTAG
- the topA gene encoding type I DNA topoisomerase, with the protein MNLVIVESPAKAKTINKYLGSDYHVVASYGHVRDLPSKDGSVLPDEDFAMSWEADPKSAKRLVDMATAAKAADRIILATDPDREGEAISWHVLEVLKQKRAIKDKPVERVVFNAITKQAVLEAMKNPRPIDVALVDAYLARRALDYLVGFTLSPVLWRKLPGARSAGRVQSVALRLVCDRENEIEIFKPREYWSLLATLATPRGDEFQARLVGADGKKISRLDVGTAEEAEAFRAALDAGRYTVAEIESKPAKRHPFAPFTTSTLQQEASRKLGFAPNRTMQLAQRLYEGVELGGETVGLITYMRTDGVDMAPEAVAAVRGVIGTDFSAKHLPDAPRRYQTKAKNAQEAHEAIRPTDPTRRPRDVARYVEQDQARLYELIWKRTVASQMESAEMQRTAVDILVEAGGRKIDLRASGQVMTFDGFLALYNEDKDEEGDEDEGRLPRMEKGESLTKKAIAATQHFTEPPPRYSEATLVKRMEELGIGRPSTYAATLTVLRDREYVRLDKKRLVPEDKGRLVTAFLQSFFARYVEYDFTADLEEKLDQISAGEIAWKDVLREFWQRFAADVGETKELRVTQVLDALNDLLGPHIFPARADGGDPRTCPSCGAGRLSLKLGKFGAFIGCSNYPECRFTRQLVASGDDATPGENGENGSVLGAEGSKVLGKDPATGLDVTLRSGRFGPYVQLGEPEGKEKPKRASLPKGWEAATLDLDKALALLSLPRDVGIHPEDGKPIQAGIGRYGPFLLHDGKYANLDSVDEVFVVGINRAVDVIAEKKARGGRPARAGAEPIKTLGDHPTLGGPITVHAGKYGPYVKHGAVNATLPKALPPETVSLDEAVALIAEKAGKAPVKKTRAAAKPKAEAKTTAKKAPAKKAAAKVADGDGVSEDAPKKAPAKKAAAKKPAAKKTATKKSPAEADAE; encoded by the coding sequence ATGAATCTCGTCATCGTGGAATCGCCTGCAAAGGCGAAAACGATCAACAAGTACCTCGGCTCCGACTATCACGTCGTGGCGTCCTACGGCCATGTCCGCGACCTGCCGTCGAAGGACGGCTCGGTGCTTCCGGACGAGGACTTCGCGATGAGCTGGGAGGCGGACCCGAAGTCCGCCAAGCGCCTTGTCGACATGGCCACCGCCGCCAAGGCCGCCGACCGCATCATTCTTGCAACCGACCCGGATCGCGAAGGCGAGGCCATTTCCTGGCACGTTCTCGAAGTCCTGAAGCAGAAGCGGGCGATCAAGGACAAGCCGGTCGAGCGCGTGGTGTTCAACGCGATCACCAAGCAGGCCGTCCTCGAGGCGATGAAGAACCCGCGTCCGATCGACGTGGCGCTGGTGGACGCCTATCTGGCGCGCCGGGCGCTCGACTATCTGGTCGGCTTTACGCTGTCGCCGGTGCTGTGGCGCAAGCTGCCGGGCGCCCGCTCGGCCGGCCGCGTCCAGTCCGTGGCGCTCCGCCTCGTCTGCGACCGCGAAAACGAGATCGAGATCTTCAAGCCGCGCGAATACTGGTCGCTGCTGGCAACGCTGGCGACGCCGCGCGGCGACGAGTTCCAGGCCCGCCTGGTCGGCGCCGACGGCAAGAAGATCAGCCGCCTCGACGTCGGCACCGCCGAGGAGGCCGAGGCGTTCCGCGCGGCGCTCGACGCCGGCCGCTATACGGTCGCCGAGATCGAGTCGAAGCCGGCCAAGCGCCATCCCTTCGCGCCGTTCACCACCTCGACCCTGCAGCAGGAAGCGAGCCGTAAGCTCGGCTTCGCGCCGAACCGCACCATGCAGCTGGCGCAGCGCCTCTATGAAGGCGTCGAGCTCGGCGGCGAGACGGTCGGTCTCATCACCTATATGCGTACCGACGGCGTCGACATGGCGCCGGAGGCGGTTGCCGCTGTCCGCGGCGTGATCGGCACCGATTTCTCGGCCAAGCACCTGCCGGACGCGCCGCGCCGCTACCAGACCAAGGCGAAGAACGCCCAGGAAGCGCATGAGGCGATCCGCCCGACCGACCCGACCCGCCGTCCCCGCGACGTCGCCCGCTATGTCGAGCAGGATCAGGCCCGCCTCTACGAGCTGATCTGGAAGCGCACCGTCGCCAGCCAGATGGAATCGGCGGAGATGCAGCGCACCGCCGTCGACATTCTGGTCGAAGCCGGCGGCCGCAAGATCGACCTGCGCGCCTCCGGCCAGGTCATGACCTTCGACGGCTTCCTCGCTCTCTATAATGAGGACAAGGACGAGGAGGGCGACGAGGACGAAGGCCGCCTGCCGCGCATGGAGAAGGGCGAGAGCCTGACCAAGAAGGCGATCGCCGCCACCCAGCATTTCACCGAGCCGCCGCCGCGCTACAGCGAAGCGACGTTGGTGAAGCGCATGGAAGAGCTCGGCATCGGCCGTCCCTCGACCTATGCCGCGACGCTGACCGTGCTGCGCGACCGGGAATATGTCCGCCTCGACAAGAAGCGCCTCGTGCCCGAGGACAAGGGCCGCCTGGTCACGGCGTTCCTGCAGAGCTTCTTTGCCCGCTATGTCGAATATGATTTCACCGCCGATCTGGAAGAGAAGCTCGACCAGATCTCGGCCGGCGAGATCGCCTGGAAGGACGTGCTGCGCGAATTCTGGCAGCGTTTCGCCGCCGATGTCGGCGAAACCAAGGAACTGCGCGTCACGCAGGTTCTGGACGCGCTGAACGACCTGCTTGGGCCCCACATCTTCCCGGCACGCGCCGATGGCGGCGATCCGCGCACCTGCCCGTCCTGCGGCGCCGGCCGCCTGTCGCTGAAGCTCGGCAAGTTCGGCGCCTTCATCGGCTGCTCGAATTATCCGGAATGCCGCTTCACCCGCCAGCTCGTTGCCTCGGGCGACGATGCGACGCCGGGCGAGAATGGCGAAAACGGCTCGGTGCTCGGCGCCGAGGGTTCGAAGGTGCTGGGCAAGGATCCGGCGACGGGTCTCGACGTCACGCTGCGCAGCGGCCGTTTCGGTCCCTACGTCCAGCTCGGCGAACCCGAAGGCAAGGAGAAGCCGAAGCGCGCCTCGCTGCCCAAGGGCTGGGAAGCCGCGACGCTCGACCTCGACAAGGCGCTCGCGCTGCTGTCGCTGCCGCGCGACGTCGGCATCCATCCCGAGGACGGCAAGCCGATCCAGGCCGGTATCGGGCGTTACGGTCCGTTCCTGCTGCATGACGGCAAATACGCCAATCTCGACAGCGTCGACGAGGTCTTCGTCGTCGGCATCAACCGCGCCGTCGACGTCATCGCCGAGAAGAAGGCGCGCGGCGGACGGCCGGCCCGCGCCGGCGCCGAGCCGATCAAGACGCTGGGCGATCACCCGACCTTGGGCGGCCCGATCACCGTGCACGCCGGCAAGTATGGCCCCTATGTGAAGCATGGCGCCGTCAACGCCACGCTGCCGAAGGCCTTGCCGCCGGAAACCGTTTCGCTCGACGAAGCCGTCGCCCTGATCGCCGAGAAGGCGGGCAAGGCTCCGGTCAAGAAGACGCGCGCGGCGGCGAAGCCGAAGGCGGAAGCCAAGACCACCGCGAAGAAGGCGCCGGCGAAGAAGGCCGCTGCCAAGGTCGCGGATGGCGACGGCGTGTCGGAAGACGCGCCGAAGAAGGCTCCGGCCAAGAAGGCTGCCGCCAAGAAGCCGGCCGCGAAGAAGACCGCGACCAAGAAATCGCCTGCCGAGGCCGACGCCGAGTAG